The Tistrella mobilis genome window below encodes:
- a CDS encoding beta strand repeat-containing protein codes for MTDIIGTAGNDTLTGTPANEAFYGLDGEDVITGGGGNDTFDGGAGNDTITAGSGTDILDGGDGDDLLMGGAGADVIDGGAGYDRVSYADYTTDLTIDLAAGTASDGDQFTNIEGAIGGSGDDTITGDAGANIIDGGLGADAIDGGLSFDTITFTGRTTSVTVNLATGTTSDGDTLTSIEAATGGEADDSLTGDIWNNVLDGGLGADTLDGGDGNDYVSYAYRLTSVTANLATGANTDGDSFTSIENLIGGWGNDTLTGDAGANILQGGGGNDTLLGGLGDDTLDGGDGADTIDGGDGFDTVSYVGAGAGMRIDLTSGQAGEGNYAGFSTGTPIDQLQNVEAILGSDHNDVIFSIDGARIDGGRGNDILISSAGSDTLIGNEGLDGVAYLEAASGVTANLATGMGTAGEANGDIYTGIENLYGSQFDDVIMGDDGANTLVGYAGDDAISGGLGDDIIYGGAGIDQIDGGDGTDTFVATDSTAGMTIDLASGTTSDQDALTSIENITGTTFNDTIIGDAGDNRLSGSSGDDILIGGLGEDALFGGDGFDYASYEDRTTGITVNLGTAEGNEDRFSSIEGLIGGSGDDVLNGTSIDNIFLGGDGNDRLAGGNGDDVLIGGNGDDLLRGGSGADRLEGGAGIDTASYVEQVVGRTIDLVAGTSSEGDQLIDIENVIGGQSGDLIISAVGANVIDGHYGSDTVSYEVFTTNLTIDIDGVNSDGDTLISIENLIGGSGNDTLSGGEFANTLDGGAGNDVLAGGNGDDALIGGTGDDLLRGGNGIDIINGGDGFDTASYLNQWTGQTIDLATGDNTHGDTLISIEGVIGGTAGDTITGDAGNNRIDGHSGNDTLSGGDGDDVLIGGSGRDIMTGGNGADRFVFQSLTDSGAGTSSRDRIMDLDIAAGDRIDLSTFDIDPSTSTHETMTYIGSGAYTGTAGEVRIAASANAGYTSVGIDTDGDGTSNFLFEVALPVADFSADAFLL; via the coding sequence TTGACCGATATCATCGGCACGGCTGGCAATGACACGCTGACCGGCACCCCCGCGAACGAAGCCTTCTATGGCCTCGACGGCGAAGACGTGATCACCGGCGGTGGCGGCAACGACACCTTCGACGGCGGCGCCGGCAATGACACGATTACCGCCGGCAGCGGCACCGACATCCTCGATGGCGGCGACGGCGACGACCTCCTCATGGGCGGCGCCGGCGCCGATGTGATCGACGGCGGCGCCGGCTACGACCGGGTCAGCTATGCCGATTATACGACCGACCTGACCATCGATCTCGCCGCCGGCACAGCCTCCGACGGCGACCAGTTCACCAATATCGAAGGTGCCATCGGCGGCAGCGGCGACGACACCATCACCGGTGATGCCGGCGCCAACATCATCGATGGCGGGCTTGGTGCCGACGCGATCGATGGCGGTCTCAGCTTCGACACCATCACTTTCACGGGGCGGACCACCTCGGTCACTGTGAACCTTGCCACCGGCACGACCAGTGACGGTGACACGCTGACCTCGATCGAAGCGGCGACCGGCGGTGAGGCCGATGACAGCCTCACCGGCGACATCTGGAACAATGTCCTGGATGGCGGCCTGGGCGCCGATACCCTCGACGGTGGCGACGGCAACGACTATGTGAGCTATGCCTACCGCCTCACCTCAGTCACTGCCAATCTTGCGACCGGCGCCAATACCGATGGTGACAGCTTCACCTCGATCGAGAACCTGATCGGCGGCTGGGGTAATGACACGCTGACCGGTGATGCCGGCGCCAACATCCTCCAGGGCGGCGGGGGTAACGACACGCTTCTCGGTGGTCTGGGCGACGACACCCTGGACGGTGGTGACGGCGCCGACACCATCGACGGCGGCGACGGCTTCGACACGGTGAGCTACGTTGGCGCCGGCGCCGGCATGCGCATCGACCTCACCAGCGGGCAGGCGGGTGAAGGGAATTATGCGGGGTTCTCCACCGGCACGCCGATCGATCAGCTTCAGAATGTCGAAGCCATCCTCGGCAGCGACCATAATGACGTCATCTTCTCGATCGACGGTGCCAGGATCGACGGTGGCCGCGGCAACGACATCCTGATCAGTTCAGCCGGCAGCGACACGCTCATCGGCAATGAGGGCCTAGACGGGGTCGCCTACCTCGAGGCTGCAAGTGGCGTGACGGCCAATCTTGCCACGGGCATGGGCACGGCCGGTGAGGCGAATGGCGACATCTATACCGGCATCGAAAACCTCTACGGCAGCCAGTTCGACGACGTGATCATGGGCGACGACGGCGCGAACACGCTGGTCGGTTATGCCGGTGACGATGCGATCAGCGGCGGGCTTGGCGACGACATCATCTATGGCGGCGCAGGCATCGATCAGATTGACGGCGGCGACGGCACCGATACCTTCGTGGCAACCGATTCCACAGCCGGCATGACCATCGACCTTGCCAGCGGCACCACCTCGGACCAGGACGCCCTGACCTCGATCGAGAACATCACCGGCACCACCTTCAACGACACCATCATCGGCGATGCCGGCGACAATCGCCTGAGCGGCAGCAGCGGCGACGACATCCTGATCGGTGGTCTGGGTGAAGATGCCCTCTTTGGCGGTGACGGCTTCGACTATGCGAGCTACGAGGATCGTACCACGGGGATCACTGTCAATCTCGGTACCGCGGAGGGCAATGAAGACCGCTTTTCGTCGATCGAAGGTTTGATCGGTGGCAGCGGCGATGATGTACTCAACGGCACCAGCATCGACAACATCTTCTTGGGCGGTGACGGCAATGATCGTCTGGCCGGCGGCAATGGCGACGACGTTCTCATCGGGGGCAATGGCGACGATCTGCTGCGCGGTGGCAGCGGCGCCGATCGTCTGGAAGGCGGGGCCGGCATCGATACCGCGAGCTATGTCGAACAGGTTGTCGGACGGACGATCGATCTTGTGGCTGGCACAAGCAGTGAAGGCGATCAGCTGATCGACATCGAAAATGTCATTGGTGGTCAGTCGGGGGACCTGATCATCAGTGCAGTCGGCGCCAACGTCATCGATGGCCACTATGGCAGTGATACCGTCAGCTACGAGGTATTCACCACCAATCTCACCATCGATATCGATGGCGTCAACTCGGACGGGGACACACTGATCTCGATTGAGAACCTGATTGGTGGCAGCGGCAACGACACTTTGAGTGGCGGCGAATTCGCCAATACACTCGATGGTGGAGCCGGCAACGATGTTCTCGCCGGTGGCAATGGCGATGATGCACTGATCGGCGGTACGGGCGACGATCTGCTGCGCGGCGGCAACGGGATCGATATCATCAACGGTGGCGACGGTTTCGACACCGCCAGCTATCTGAACCAGTGGACCGGCCAGACCATTGATCTTGCGACCGGCGACAACACCCATGGCGACACGCTGATCTCGATCGAAGGCGTAATCGGTGGCACCGCCGGCGACACCATCACCGGCGATGCAGGTAACAATCGGATCGATGGTCATTCGGGCAATGACACGCTGTCGGGCGGCGACGGCGATGACGTCCTGATCGGCGGTTCAGGCCGGGACATCATGACCGGCGGCAACGGTGCCGACCGCTTCGTGTTCCAGTCACTCACCGACAGCGGCGCCGGCACCAGTTCGCGTGACCGGATCATGGATCTCGATATCGCCGCCGGCGACCGGATCGACCTCTCCACCTTCGATATCGATCCGTCGACCAGCACTCACGAGACCATGACCTATATCGGCAGCGGCGCCTATACCGGCACGGCCGGCGAGGTGCGTATCGCCGCATCTGCCAATGCCGGCTATACCAGCGTCGGCATTGATACCGACGGCGACGGAACGAGCAACTTCCTCTTCGAGGTCGCCCTCCCCGTGGCGGACTTCTCGGCCGACGCCTTCCTGCTCTGA
- a CDS encoding carbohydrate ABC transporter permease: MPRLVDLGAWLLAVIWAAPLLYAIWTAFHPGAYATRFDLTAPLTLDNFRAAWDAAPFPRYMLNTMMLVTGILACQLVIGTLAAFAFARLEFPGRNLLFVGVLVQLTIMPDVLIVQNYATLDRLGLVDTITGIAIPYVASAFGIFLLRQTFMTIPKELDDAARLEGCSLSGLLRRVYIPLAKPVYVAYGLVSISHHWNNFLWPLVVARSVETRPLTVGLAVFASTDQGIDWSIITAATLLSAAPLLIAFLIFQRAFVQSFMRAGIK; this comes from the coding sequence CTGCCCCGGCTGGTGGATCTGGGCGCCTGGCTGCTCGCCGTCATCTGGGCAGCACCCCTGCTCTATGCGATCTGGACCGCCTTCCATCCCGGCGCCTATGCCACCCGCTTCGACCTGACGGCGCCGCTCACGCTCGACAATTTCCGCGCAGCCTGGGACGCGGCCCCCTTCCCGCGCTACATGCTGAATACCATGATGCTGGTCACCGGCATCCTGGCCTGCCAGCTGGTGATCGGCACGCTGGCCGCCTTCGCCTTTGCGCGGCTGGAATTTCCCGGGCGGAACCTGCTGTTCGTCGGCGTGCTCGTCCAGCTGACCATCATGCCCGACGTGCTGATCGTGCAGAACTACGCCACCCTCGACAGGCTGGGTCTGGTCGACACCATCACCGGCATCGCCATTCCCTATGTCGCCTCGGCCTTCGGCATCTTTCTGCTCCGCCAGACCTTCATGACCATTCCGAAGGAGCTGGACGACGCCGCACGGCTTGAAGGCTGCAGCCTTTCAGGCCTGCTCCGCCGGGTCTACATTCCGCTGGCGAAGCCGGTCTATGTCGCCTATGGCCTGGTCTCGATCAGCCACCACTGGAACAATTTCCTCTGGCCGCTGGTCGTGGCGCGTTCGGTCGAAACCCGGCCGCTGACCGTGGGGCTCGCCGTTTTCGCCTCCACCGATCAGGGCATCGACTGGTCGATCATCACCGCCGCCACCCTGCTGTCGGCCGCCCCCCTGCTGATCGCCTTCCTGATCTTCCAGCGGGCCTTCGTGCAGTCGTTCATGCGGGCGGGGATCAAGTAA